From a single Deltaproteobacteria bacterium genomic region:
- the tcuA gene encoding FAD-dependent tricarballylate dehydrogenase TcuA, with amino-acid sequence MMPGICAPAGGATLPESARIEEKTMSGHPSWDVVVAGAGNAALCAACAARQEGARVLVLEKAPRELRGGNTRFTTGAMRFAYSSPEGVLALIPDLSPGERANVEVQPYGQDEFYNDLMRVTEGLADPDLSQLLVAESYPVIRWMTELGVRWELGAFQRAVQSGHRARFHAMIQSKGAGPGLSDQEFGIAEGLGVEIWYDAKLVGLVQDPASGRVVGVRVRRPDGISTLGAGAIVLGTGGFEANRELRVRYMGPKWDEVKVRGSRFDTGEGLMMALELGAQSIGQWSGAHSTPIAAESPDHGSLRLTDLTRRASYVYGLMVNEDAERFADEGEDFWPYTYAKMGSVVQGQPHRAAFQIFDQKGLPWIERAYYATSTPAEGDTIAELAEKLGLDPAKLSRTVDEFNRSIDPGAQANPWIRDGLATRGLEPAKSNWATRIDQPPYVGYPVTGGITFTFGGVKIDRRARVIDTEELPIAGLYAAGELTGGFFHFNYPGASGLTRGSVTGRIAGANAAREALGKPPWTS; translated from the coding sequence ATGATGCCCGGCATCTGCGCGCCGGCCGGCGGAGCCACTCTACCGGAGTCGGCGCGCATCGAGGAGAAGACGATGAGCGGGCACCCTAGCTGGGACGTGGTGGTCGCGGGTGCGGGAAACGCGGCGCTCTGCGCGGCCTGCGCGGCGCGCCAGGAGGGCGCGCGCGTGCTCGTGCTCGAGAAGGCCCCGCGCGAGCTCCGCGGCGGCAACACGCGATTCACGACCGGCGCGATGCGCTTCGCCTATTCGTCGCCGGAGGGCGTCCTGGCGCTGATTCCCGACCTGAGCCCGGGAGAGCGCGCGAACGTCGAGGTTCAGCCCTACGGGCAGGACGAGTTCTACAACGACCTGATGCGAGTCACCGAGGGGCTCGCGGATCCCGATCTCTCGCAGCTTCTGGTCGCGGAGTCGTACCCCGTGATCCGCTGGATGACCGAGCTCGGCGTGCGCTGGGAGCTGGGTGCCTTCCAGCGCGCGGTGCAGAGCGGTCATCGAGCGCGCTTCCACGCGATGATCCAGTCGAAGGGAGCCGGTCCCGGGCTCTCGGACCAGGAGTTCGGGATCGCCGAGGGTCTCGGTGTCGAGATCTGGTACGACGCGAAGCTCGTCGGACTGGTGCAGGACCCGGCCAGCGGGCGCGTGGTCGGCGTGCGCGTGCGCCGGCCCGACGGAATCTCGACGCTCGGAGCCGGGGCGATCGTCCTGGGCACGGGCGGCTTCGAGGCGAACCGCGAGCTGCGCGTGCGCTACATGGGCCCGAAGTGGGACGAGGTGAAGGTGCGCGGCTCGCGCTTCGACACCGGCGAAGGGCTGATGATGGCGCTCGAGCTCGGCGCGCAGTCGATCGGCCAGTGGAGCGGCGCACACTCGACCCCGATCGCCGCCGAGTCACCCGACCACGGCTCGCTGCGACTCACCGACCTCACGCGCCGCGCCTCGTACGTCTACGGCCTGATGGTGAACGAGGACGCCGAGCGCTTCGCCGACGAGGGGGAGGACTTCTGGCCCTACACGTACGCGAAGATGGGCAGCGTGGTGCAGGGGCAGCCGCACCGCGCCGCGTTCCAGATCTTCGACCAGAAGGGGCTGCCCTGGATCGAGCGCGCCTACTACGCGACCTCGACGCCCGCAGAGGGCGACACGATCGCGGAGCTCGCCGAAAAGCTCGGGCTCGATCCCGCGAAGCTCTCGCGCACCGTCGACGAGTTCAACCGCTCGATCGATCCCGGCGCGCAGGCCAATCCCTGGATTCGCGACGGACTCGCGACGCGCGGGCTCGAGCCGGCGAAGTCGAACTGGGCGACGCGGATCGATCAGCCGCCCTACGTCGGCTACCCCGTCACCGGCGGGATCACGTTCACGTTCGGCGGGGTGAAGATCGATCGGCGCGCGCGTGTGATCGACACCGAGGAGCTGCCGATCGCGGGGCTGTACGCGGCGGGCGAGCTCACCGGCGGCTTCTTCCACTTCAACTATCCGGGCGCGTCGGGACTCACCCGCGGGTCGGTCACCGGGAGGATCGCCGGGGCGAACGCGGCGCGCGAGGCGCTCGGCAAGCCGCCGTGGACGTCCTAG
- a CDS encoding electron transfer flavoprotein subunit alpha/FixB family protein codes for MTSEIVALLGHRAGTPGASVRDLVGRAMALARSAGARLCGLSLCAPAEADSLSQALAGCGIEKLYLVADPRLSPYLPETHARAVAEAVRRLSPRLLLCAHDYEGTEVAPWVAAALDLPLLSNCVALDVEGGELVAERLAFAGAWQVRLRLAWDRCAVASLGAANPQEHALAATTASVERLALDLPERRSTSLAFWSASDGDAGLTTAECVVGIGRGIGDSARLEIIEALASALGGSVGCSRPLVDLAWLPHARQIGVSGHTIRPKVYLACGISGAAQHLAGIVEAQTVIAINRDPTAPIFRVAHHGVVGDLFEIVPALTAEALRRRAATSRE; via the coding sequence GTGACCTCCGAGATCGTCGCGCTCCTCGGCCATCGCGCGGGGACGCCCGGCGCTTCGGTACGCGATCTCGTCGGCCGGGCGATGGCGCTGGCCCGATCCGCGGGCGCGAGGCTCTGCGGTCTCTCGCTCTGCGCGCCCGCAGAGGCAGACTCACTCAGCCAGGCGCTCGCGGGCTGCGGGATCGAGAAGCTGTATCTCGTCGCCGACCCGCGGCTCTCGCCCTATCTGCCCGAGACGCACGCGCGCGCGGTGGCCGAAGCCGTGCGGCGCTTGTCGCCGCGGCTGCTGCTGTGCGCGCACGACTACGAGGGCACGGAGGTCGCGCCGTGGGTCGCGGCGGCTCTCGATCTTCCGCTGCTCTCGAACTGCGTCGCGCTCGATGTCGAGGGCGGTGAGCTCGTCGCGGAGCGCCTCGCCTTCGCCGGGGCGTGGCAGGTGCGGCTGCGTCTCGCTTGGGATCGCTGCGCGGTGGCGAGCCTCGGTGCCGCGAACCCGCAAGAGCACGCGCTCGCGGCCACGACCGCGAGCGTCGAGAGACTCGCGCTCGACCTGCCCGAGCGGCGCAGCACCTCCCTCGCCTTCTGGAGCGCGAGCGACGGCGACGCGGGACTCACGACTGCGGAGTGCGTCGTCGGCATCGGCCGCGGAATCGGCGACAGCGCCAGGCTCGAGATCATCGAGGCGCTGGCGTCCGCGCTCGGCGGAAGCGTCGGCTGCTCGCGCCCTCTCGTCGATCTGGCCTGGCTGCCACACGCGCGCCAGATCGGAGTCTCGGGTCACACGATCCGACCCAAGGTGTATCTCGCCTGCGGCATCTCGGGCGCGGCGCAGCACCTCGCCGGGATCGTCGAGGCGCAGACGGTGATCGCGATCAACCGGGATCCCACCGCGCCGATCTTCCGGGTCGCGCACCACGGCGTGGTCGGCGACCTGTTCGAGATCGTGCCCGCGCTCACCGCCGAAGCGCTGCGGCGCCGAGCGGCTACTTCCCGAGAGTGA
- the leuC gene encoding 3-isopropylmalate dehydratase large subunit, with product MSQPRSLFEKLWSSHVIETLGEGVDLVRIDRHLLHDLSGPASLASLRQQNLRVHAPQLTFATPDHGVSTLPGRRDDSSEAGKRLLAPFRSHCHELGIRLFDIDDPDQGIVHVVGPELGITLPGLSIVCGDSHTCTHGAFGALAFGIGNTEVTQVLATQALILERPRSMRVRLRGRLDGAVSAKDLVLFLIGAHGADGGSGHAVEFAGEAVEALSMEGRMTLCNLAVEFGAKLGVVAPDAKAFAWLEGRRFAPSGRGWTEAVEAWRKLPSDPDADFDRELELDAARLSPQITWGTSPEQVIAIGERIPSPDDAPDERAARARAAALAYMGLAPGAPIAGTPVQHVFIGSCTNGRLGDLESAARVVAGRKVAPGVRAWIVPGSKRVKREAEARGLDRIFRDAGFEFREPGCSLCLAMNGEQVPPGERCVSTSNRNFVGRQGPRARTHLASPATAAASALAGCIASATGLAA from the coding sequence ATGAGCCAGCCACGCAGCCTGTTCGAGAAGCTCTGGTCCAGTCACGTGATCGAGACGCTCGGCGAGGGCGTCGATCTGGTTCGCATCGATCGACATCTTCTGCACGACCTGTCCGGTCCCGCGTCGCTTGCGTCGCTGCGCCAGCAGAACCTGCGCGTTCACGCGCCGCAGCTCACCTTCGCCACGCCCGACCACGGCGTCTCGACGCTGCCCGGCCGGCGCGACGATTCGTCGGAGGCCGGCAAGCGCCTGCTCGCGCCGTTCCGCAGCCACTGCCACGAGCTCGGCATCCGGCTCTTCGACATCGACGACCCCGACCAGGGAATCGTGCACGTCGTCGGGCCGGAGCTCGGCATCACCCTACCCGGCCTGTCGATCGTCTGCGGCGACAGCCACACCTGCACGCACGGCGCGTTCGGAGCGCTCGCCTTCGGCATCGGCAACACCGAGGTGACGCAGGTGCTCGCGACGCAGGCGCTGATCCTCGAGCGGCCGCGCTCGATGCGCGTGCGGCTCCGGGGACGGCTCGACGGCGCGGTGAGCGCGAAGGACCTGGTCCTGTTCCTGATCGGCGCGCACGGCGCCGACGGCGGCTCCGGTCACGCCGTGGAGTTCGCGGGCGAGGCGGTCGAGGCGCTGTCGATGGAAGGCCGCATGACGCTGTGCAATCTGGCCGTCGAGTTCGGCGCGAAGCTCGGCGTCGTCGCGCCCGACGCGAAGGCGTTCGCCTGGCTCGAAGGGCGCCGCTTCGCGCCGAGCGGACGCGGCTGGACGGAAGCGGTCGAGGCCTGGCGCAAGCTCCCGAGCGACCCGGACGCGGATTTCGACCGCGAGCTCGAGCTCGACGCGGCGCGTCTTTCGCCACAGATCACCTGGGGGACGAGCCCGGAGCAGGTGATCGCGATCGGCGAGCGGATTCCGTCGCCGGACGACGCGCCCGACGAGCGAGCCGCGCGCGCGCGTGCGGCGGCGCTCGCGTACATGGGCCTCGCGCCCGGCGCGCCCATCGCCGGGACGCCCGTGCAGCACGTGTTCATCGGCTCGTGCACGAACGGGCGGCTCGGCGATCTCGAGTCCGCCGCGCGCGTGGTCGCGGGCCGGAAGGTCGCGCCCGGCGTGCGCGCCTGGATCGTCCCGGGCTCGAAACGGGTGAAGCGCGAGGCGGAGGCGCGCGGACTCGACCGGATCTTCCGCGACGCGGGCTTCGAGTTCCGCGAGCCGGGCTGCTCGCTGTGCCTCGCCATGAACGGCGAGCAGGTCCCGCCGGGCGAGCGCTGCGTGTCCACGTCCAACCGGAACTTCGTCGGCCGGCAGGGACCGCGCGCGCGAACGCATCTGGCGAGCCCGGCCACCGCGGCGGCGTCGGCGCTCGCCGGCTGCATCGCCAGCGCGACAGGACTTGCGGCCTAG
- a CDS encoding aromatic ring hydroxylase: protein MSARTGKQYVEGLRDDRVVWLGNQKVDVTTHPAFAGSVAGMAGYFDWQNQHADECLVPDPQTGKPMSASLIVPRCADDLRRRRIAFERFAHYSEGMLGRTPDYVNVTLAGFVARSDIFASSGDTTFAERLGRFYREVVDKDLSLTHTIIHPVVDKTLPDTVGINGQVALRVVRRKKDSIIVSGAKILATLGPFADELFVYPGLPQPPGTDPGVLLAFSIPMNSKGLITLCRDHYGVAAPVADQPFSTRFDEQDAYMIFDEVEIPLERVFIDGDVDIYNNLMRHGWAANIMQQTSIRAAVKLEFAYEICTRMARATNSEGRPDVAAMLGEIWAYSALTRAAITAAEAGAHDWGNGAFFCDDRPFRATRAMMPGWMIRANECIKAIGSHNLLATPSLDAIDNPEIGPLIERFIPGSNGMSARERAKIFRTAWDFAGSALGGRTELYERFYLASAQRNLIIDHVFAQQEREWNEFPALMKAIGVD from the coding sequence ATGTCCGCACGAACCGGCAAGCAGTACGTGGAAGGGCTTCGCGACGACCGAGTGGTCTGGCTCGGCAACCAGAAGGTGGACGTCACGACGCACCCGGCGTTCGCCGGGTCGGTCGCCGGAATGGCCGGCTACTTCGACTGGCAGAACCAGCACGCGGACGAGTGCCTCGTCCCCGACCCGCAGACCGGAAAGCCGATGAGCGCGAGCCTGATCGTGCCGCGCTGCGCCGACGATCTGCGCCGGCGCCGCATCGCCTTCGAGCGCTTCGCGCACTACTCGGAGGGAATGCTCGGCCGCACGCCGGACTACGTGAACGTGACGCTCGCGGGCTTCGTCGCGCGAAGCGACATCTTCGCAAGCTCGGGCGACACGACCTTTGCCGAGCGTCTGGGGCGCTTCTACCGCGAGGTCGTCGACAAGGACCTCTCGCTGACGCACACGATCATCCATCCCGTCGTCGACAAGACGCTGCCCGACACGGTGGGGATCAACGGCCAGGTCGCGCTGCGGGTCGTGCGCCGCAAGAAGGACAGCATCATCGTGAGCGGCGCGAAGATCCTGGCCACGCTCGGGCCGTTCGCCGACGAGCTCTTCGTGTACCCCGGCCTGCCGCAGCCTCCGGGAACCGATCCGGGCGTGCTGCTCGCGTTCTCGATCCCGATGAACAGCAAGGGTCTGATCACGCTCTGCCGCGACCACTACGGCGTGGCGGCGCCGGTCGCCGACCAGCCGTTCTCGACCCGCTTCGACGAGCAGGACGCGTACATGATCTTCGACGAGGTCGAGATCCCCCTCGAGCGCGTCTTCATCGACGGCGACGTCGACATCTACAACAACCTGATGCGACACGGCTGGGCCGCGAACATCATGCAGCAGACCTCGATCCGCGCCGCGGTGAAGCTCGAGTTCGCCTACGAGATCTGCACGCGGATGGCCCGCGCGACCAACTCCGAGGGCCGGCCCGACGTCGCCGCGATGCTCGGCGAGATCTGGGCCTACTCCGCGCTCACCCGCGCCGCGATCACGGCGGCCGAGGCGGGCGCGCACGACTGGGGCAACGGCGCGTTCTTCTGCGACGACCGTCCGTTCCGCGCCACGCGCGCGATGATGCCGGGCTGGATGATCCGGGCCAACGAGTGCATCAAGGCGATCGGCTCGCACAATCTGCTCGCCACGCCGTCGCTCGACGCGATCGACAACCCCGAGATCGGCCCGCTGATCGAGCGCTTCATTCCCGGCTCCAATGGGATGAGCGCACGCGAGCGCGCGAAGATCTTCCGCACGGCCTGGGACTTCGCGGGATCGGCGCTCGGCGGCCGAACCGAGCTCTACGAGCGCTTCTATCTGGCGAGCGCCCAGCGCAACCTGATCATCGACCACGTCTTCGCCCAGCAGGAACGCGAGTGGAACGAGTTTCCCGCGCTGATGAAGGCGATCGGAGTCGACTGA
- a CDS encoding FAD-binding protein, with protein MPAREPVAGDRRNRRAVREAPGVDSSERSGAMRIRRCETDLLIVGSGFAGLWAAIAAREAGVTRIAMVDKAAIAMSSQSRLCAGATIYCLPEDSLELWLRDIVEANGFLSRQPLVAEILETSHERLRRLESWGVSYERAGDGYLRLPSRGFRHVKMMVMPRFRESVGGAAVADALRRRARPGTQTFPRVLVTDLLQRDGRIAGALGLDRTTAEPIEFAARAVLLATADCSFRGSYVCTDATTGDGFRLAYDQGARLSNMEFLCTNTGSPHFGFEGTGVALRWGGRLLNARGEAFMARYHPDADSAEIHELVQAMAREVEKGNGPPFQLEMGDSFTTRIAPALARIGGFMPLNLSRLADEGVDLRRPQEWIPAVQTLRGGVRVHADGQSDVPGLFAAGMTEALDPGLFNGWSTLRAMGSGERSGRGAARWLADAGPCAPHSDEVAELAARATAPLGRKKSGGLRADEVVERMQRSIFRTDVSIRKRGESLEAALRDIEDLRDGALPDLIADDVHGLAKLHETRNMIRAAEMFLRASLARGESRGAHFRVDHPESDEASRLVWINLRRADDGAMQIEREPVPLSSYPIQPLVTPVPA; from the coding sequence ATGCCTGCGCGCGAGCCTGTCGCAGGTGATCGGCGGAATCGCCGCGCAGTCCGTGAGGCGCCCGGCGTAGACTCGAGCGAGCGGAGCGGGGCGATGCGAATCCGACGCTGCGAGACGGACCTGTTGATCGTGGGGAGCGGCTTCGCCGGTCTCTGGGCGGCGATCGCGGCGCGCGAGGCGGGAGTCACTCGGATCGCCATGGTCGACAAAGCGGCGATCGCGATGTCGAGCCAGTCGCGGCTCTGCGCGGGCGCGACGATCTACTGCCTGCCGGAAGATTCGCTCGAGCTCTGGCTTCGCGACATCGTCGAGGCGAACGGCTTCCTCTCGCGCCAGCCTCTGGTCGCCGAGATTCTCGAGACGTCGCACGAGCGGCTGCGCCGGCTCGAGTCGTGGGGCGTCTCGTACGAGCGCGCCGGGGACGGCTACCTGCGCCTGCCGTCGCGCGGCTTCCGGCACGTGAAGATGATGGTGATGCCGCGCTTCCGCGAGAGCGTGGGCGGCGCGGCGGTGGCCGACGCGCTGCGCCGCCGCGCGCGCCCGGGAACGCAGACCTTTCCGCGCGTCCTCGTCACCGATCTGCTGCAGCGCGACGGCCGGATCGCGGGAGCGCTCGGACTCGACCGAACCACGGCCGAGCCGATCGAGTTCGCGGCGCGCGCGGTTCTCCTCGCCACCGCCGACTGCAGCTTCCGCGGCAGCTACGTCTGCACCGACGCGACCACCGGCGACGGCTTCCGGCTCGCCTACGACCAGGGCGCGCGGCTCTCGAACATGGAGTTCCTCTGCACCAACACCGGCTCGCCCCACTTCGGCTTCGAGGGCACCGGCGTCGCGCTGCGCTGGGGCGGACGGCTGCTGAACGCGCGCGGCGAGGCGTTCATGGCCCGCTACCACCCGGATGCGGATTCCGCCGAGATCCACGAACTGGTGCAAGCGATGGCGCGAGAGGTGGAGAAGGGAAACGGCCCGCCTTTCCAGCTCGAGATGGGCGACTCGTTCACGACCAGGATCGCGCCCGCTCTCGCGCGGATCGGCGGCTTCATGCCGCTGAACCTGTCGCGGCTCGCGGACGAAGGCGTCGATCTCCGCCGGCCCCAGGAGTGGATCCCCGCGGTCCAGACGCTGCGCGGCGGAGTGCGTGTGCACGCGGACGGCCAGTCGGACGTTCCAGGTCTGTTCGCGGCGGGAATGACCGAAGCGCTCGATCCCGGGCTCTTCAACGGCTGGTCGACGCTGCGCGCGATGGGGTCGGGCGAACGCAGCGGTCGCGGAGCCGCGCGCTGGCTCGCCGACGCCGGCCCGTGCGCGCCACACAGCGACGAGGTCGCCGAGCTCGCCGCCCGTGCGACCGCGCCGCTCGGGCGGAAGAAGTCGGGCGGCCTGCGCGCGGACGAGGTGGTCGAGCGGATGCAGCGCAGCATCTTCCGGACCGACGTCAGCATTCGGAAGCGGGGCGAGTCGCTCGAAGCCGCGCTGCGCGACATCGAGGACCTTCGCGACGGCGCGCTTCCCGATCTGATCGCCGACGACGTGCACGGGCTCGCCAAGCTGCACGAGACGCGAAACATGATCCGCGCCGCGGAGATGTTCCTGCGCGCATCGCTCGCGCGCGGCGAATCCCGCGGCGCGCACTTCCGCGTGGACCACCCCGAGAGCGACGAAGCGAGCCGGCTCGTCTGGATCAATCTGCGGCGCGCCGACGACGGCGCGATGCAGATCGAGCGCGAGCCTGTTCCGCTGTCGAGCTACCCGATCCAGCCCCTGGTGACGCCGGTGCCCGCGTGA
- a CDS encoding 4Fe-4S dicluster domain-containing protein: MIERIDRNLCDYCQICFRICPTDVFRLVPERREIRIAYPEDCQTCFACEIDCPQDAIRVAPARRPRIGPW; this comes from the coding sequence GTGATCGAGCGGATCGACAGGAACCTCTGCGACTACTGCCAGATCTGCTTCCGGATCTGCCCGACCGACGTGTTCCGGCTGGTGCCCGAGCGGCGCGAGATCCGGATCGCCTACCCCGAGGACTGCCAGACCTGCTTCGCCTGCGAGATCGACTGCCCGCAGGACGCGATCCGCGTGGCGCCGGCGCGAAGGCCGCGCATCGGGCCGTGGTGA
- a CDS encoding Csp1 family four helix bundle copper storage protein gives MSRREILLGGVGLAAVAAATRANAADEHAGHAPDAAGRYTEAQAYKRHAAAVKAAEKCIETGRSCLSHCFETFVAKDTTMAECAISVQQMLHVCDAFAFLASQDSQKLAEMARACIAVCEYCEKECRVHEKHQPECKACADACAALIVEAKKLVG, from the coding sequence ATCAGCCGGCGCGAGATTCTGCTGGGCGGAGTGGGACTCGCGGCCGTGGCCGCGGCCACTCGGGCCAACGCAGCGGACGAGCACGCGGGCCACGCGCCCGACGCCGCGGGCCGCTACACCGAGGCGCAGGCCTACAAGCGACATGCGGCCGCCGTCAAGGCGGCGGAGAAGTGCATCGAGACCGGACGCTCCTGCCTCAGTCACTGCTTCGAGACGTTCGTCGCCAAGGACACGACGATGGCGGAGTGCGCGATCTCGGTGCAGCAGATGCTCCACGTCTGTGACGCGTTCGCGTTCCTCGCCTCGCAGGACTCGCAGAAGCTCGCCGAGATGGCGCGCGCCTGCATCGCGGTCTGCGAGTACTGCGAGAAGGAGTGCCGCGTGCACGAGAAGCACCAGCCCGAGTGCAAGGCCTGCGCAGACGCCTGCGCCGCGCTCATCGTCGAGGCGAAGAAGCTCGTCGGCTGA
- the leuD gene encoding 3-isopropylmalate dehydratase small subunit yields the protein MEPFETLHAKAVPLLVDDVDTDVITPIGRVLQGGSALVEFAFEPLRYDAAGRLHGECPLDDPRYAGAQILIAGANFACGSSRETAVWAVRGLGFRCVIAPSFGDIFHSNCFKNGVLPVRLAAGDVAALAAFAEGGAGLVTVDLEAQQVRAGERRYGFDVPPLRKEALRSGLDDLGLILRRRDEISRFEQADRVARPWAHLEGD from the coding sequence ATGGAGCCGTTCGAGACGCTCCACGCGAAGGCGGTGCCGCTGCTCGTCGACGACGTCGACACCGACGTGATCACGCCGATCGGACGCGTGCTGCAGGGTGGATCGGCGCTGGTCGAGTTCGCCTTCGAGCCGCTGCGCTACGACGCGGCCGGGCGCCTCCACGGGGAGTGCCCGCTCGACGATCCGCGCTACGCGGGCGCGCAGATCCTGATCGCGGGGGCGAACTTCGCCTGCGGGAGCTCGCGCGAGACCGCCGTCTGGGCGGTGCGCGGGCTGGGCTTCCGCTGCGTGATCGCGCCGAGCTTCGGCGACATCTTCCACTCGAACTGCTTCAAGAACGGCGTGCTGCCGGTGAGGCTCGCGGCAGGCGACGTCGCGGCGCTCGCCGCGTTCGCCGAGGGCGGAGCCGGCCTCGTGACGGTCGATCTCGAGGCGCAGCAGGTTCGCGCGGGCGAGCGCCGCTACGGCTTCGACGTCCCTCCCCTGCGCAAGGAGGCGCTGCGCTCCGGGCTCGACGATCTCGGCCTGATCCTGCGCAGGCGCGACGAGATCTCGCGCTTCGAGCAGGCGGACCGCGTCGCGCGGCCGTGGGCCCATCTCGAGGGCGACTGA
- a CDS encoding TetR/AcrR family transcriptional regulator, protein MATRTRKAGATPAGRREQNKQEKLARIAAAAKALFAAKGFAQTTTQEIAERAEIGAGTLFLYAKSKEDLLVMVFKDEMIETSRAGFERVDASAPFLDQLMYVFGAMIAYHERDLGLARVLIREVTIPTGSERKHHIAVLMRAIYSGIGDLIRAAQRDGALRPDVDPESAAQNLFAVYYFGLIAWLGGNVTRPEFKRCLRASLSQVIGGIAAQSVRRPA, encoded by the coding sequence ATGGCCACGCGAACTCGAAAGGCCGGGGCCACGCCCGCCGGGCGCCGGGAGCAGAACAAGCAGGAGAAGCTGGCGCGGATCGCCGCAGCCGCGAAAGCGCTCTTCGCAGCCAAGGGGTTCGCGCAGACCACGACGCAGGAGATCGCGGAGCGGGCGGAGATCGGTGCCGGCACGCTCTTCCTCTACGCGAAGTCCAAGGAAGACCTGCTCGTCATGGTCTTCAAGGACGAGATGATCGAGACGTCGCGGGCCGGTTTCGAGCGGGTCGACGCGAGCGCCCCGTTTCTCGACCAGCTCATGTACGTGTTCGGCGCGATGATCGCCTACCACGAGCGCGACCTCGGGCTCGCCAGGGTTCTGATCCGCGAGGTCACGATCCCGACGGGCAGCGAGCGCAAGCATCACATCGCCGTGCTGATGCGGGCCATCTACAGCGGTATCGGCGATCTGATCCGGGCCGCGCAGCGCGACGGAGCGCTGCGCCCGGACGTCGATCCGGAGTCCGCCGCCCAGAATCTCTTCGCCGTGTACTACTTCGGGCTGATCGCCTGGCTTGGCGGCAACGTGACGAGGCCGGAGTTCAAGCGATGCCTGCGCGCGAGCCTGTCGCAGGTGATCGGCGGAATCGCCGCGCAGTCCGTGAGGCGCCCGGCGTAG
- a CDS encoding flavin-dependent monooxygenase: MSDCPELEAARGLADLVTERAGEGDAARAIPRDLARRMAEAGLFRVCVPARYGGSERHVRDVVRVIEEIGRADGSAGWCVMLGATTGLLAGSLPEEWARKIYGADPNVATCGVVRGNGVARPVPGGHSIDGRWPFASAISHSDWVVGGCTVVGADGEIPEPGPRGPETRLFFFEPGQVRVLDTWHTSGLRGTGSHDFEVSDAFVPDGRSVVLGGRPRVDGPLFKFPTLGLLALGVTSVSLGIARRAIQEFIALAGGKVPTGSARTLANRPLAQRAVADAEASLRAARAFLFEVLDEVWAVAQQGALTTEARAQLRLAATHSTWRAAHAVDQVYQAAGGTSIYDVSPLSRCFRDVHVATQHLMVAEPTLEVVGRVLLGVGAEKSLL; the protein is encoded by the coding sequence ATGAGTGATTGCCCGGAGCTCGAGGCGGCGCGGGGATTGGCGGATCTGGTGACCGAGCGCGCGGGGGAGGGCGACGCGGCGCGCGCGATCCCGCGCGACCTGGCGCGGCGCATGGCCGAGGCCGGGCTGTTCCGGGTCTGCGTCCCGGCCCGCTACGGCGGCAGCGAGCGCCACGTCCGGGACGTCGTCCGCGTGATCGAGGAGATCGGGCGCGCCGACGGCTCGGCCGGCTGGTGCGTGATGCTCGGCGCGACTACCGGCCTGCTGGCGGGGTCGCTGCCCGAGGAGTGGGCCCGGAAGATCTACGGAGCGGATCCGAACGTGGCGACTTGCGGGGTCGTGCGCGGGAACGGCGTGGCGCGGCCGGTGCCGGGCGGCCACTCGATCGACGGGCGCTGGCCGTTCGCGAGCGCCATCAGCCACTCCGACTGGGTGGTCGGCGGCTGCACCGTGGTCGGCGCGGACGGCGAGATCCCGGAGCCGGGCCCGCGCGGGCCAGAGACGCGGCTGTTCTTCTTCGAGCCCGGGCAGGTCCGGGTGCTCGACACCTGGCACACCTCCGGCCTGCGCGGCACCGGGAGCCACGACTTCGAGGTGAGCGACGCCTTCGTTCCCGACGGCCGCTCCGTGGTGCTGGGCGGGCGGCCGCGGGTCGACGGGCCGCTGTTCAAGTTCCCGACGCTGGGGCTGCTCGCGCTCGGCGTGACCTCGGTCTCGCTCGGAATCGCGCGGCGCGCGATCCAGGAGTTCATCGCGCTCGCGGGGGGCAAGGTTCCGACCGGCAGCGCGCGCACGCTCGCGAACCGGCCGCTGGCGCAGCGCGCGGTGGCGGATGCGGAGGCCTCGCTGCGCGCGGCGCGCGCCTTCCTGTTCGAGGTGCTCGACGAGGTCTGGGCCGTCGCGCAGCAAGGGGCGCTCACGACCGAGGCGCGCGCGCAGCTTCGCCTCGCGGCCACGCACTCGACCTGGCGCGCCGCGCACGCCGTCGACCAGGTCTACCAGGCGGCCGGCGGCACCTCGATCTACGACGTGAGCCCGCTCTCGCGCTGCTTCCGCGACGTGCACGTCGCCACACAGCACCTGATGGTCGCGGAGCCCACGCTCGAGGTGGTCGGCCGGGTGCTTCTCGGAGTCGGTGCCGAGAAGTCGCTTCTCTGA